TCCGTAATATCTTCTTCCGTATGCTCGGTTGTCAGGAACCAGGCCTCGTATTTAGAAGGGGCAAGGTTGATTCCCTGATGCAGCATTTCCTTAAAGAAGCGGGCGAACATTTCGCCATCTGTGTTTTCGGCCTGTTCATAGTTTTCTACTTTTTCATTGGTAAAGTAGATCGTCAGCGCGCCTTTCAGACGGTTTACTGTGATTGTGACTTCATGTGCAGCCGCATGCTTTAGGATGCCTTCTTCAAGGATGGCGCCAAGACGGTCCATTTTTTCGTATACGCCTTCCTGCTCCAGTACTTCGAGGCAGGCGATTCCGGAAAGGATGGAAGCGGGGTTGCCGGCCATTGTTCCTGCCTGATATGCAGGTCCGAGCGGTGCGACAGTTTCCATAATCTCTTTTTTGCCGCCGTAAGCGCCGATTGGCAGGCCGCCGCCGATGATTTTTCCGAGCGCGGTCAGGTCAGGAGTCACACCAAGCATATCCTGAGCGCCTCCATACATGAAGCGGAATGCCGTGATGACTTCATCGTAAATTACTAGGGCTCCGGCATTGTGGGTAATTTCGTTTACCTGCTCCAGGAAGCCGGGTTTCGGTTCAACAATCCCGAAGTTGCCGACGATTGGCTCGACCAGTACAGCGGCAATTTCGCTTCCCCATTTTTCCATCGCTTCGCGGAACGGTTCAATGTCATTGAATGGTACGGTGATGACTTCCCGGGCGATGCTTTTTGGAACCCCTGCAGAGTCCGGTGTACCGAGTGTCGCTGGACCTGATCCTGCTGCAACAAGGACAAGATCGGAGTGGCCGTGATAGCAGCCTGCGAACTTAATGACTTTATCGCGTCCTGTGTAAGCACGGGCCACACGAATCGTCGTCATGACGGCTTCCGTGCCCGAGTTCACGAAGCGCACCTTTTCCATGTTCGGCATGGCTTGCTTCAGTTTTTTAGCAAAATCAATTTCGAACGGAGTAGGGGTTCCGTAGAGAACGCCGTTTTCCGCCGCTTTTGTAATGGCCTTTGTAATATGAGGGTGTGCATGTCCGGTAATGATCGGTCCGTACGCCGCCAGATAATCTATGTATTTATTTCCGTCGACATCCCAAAAGTATGCGCCTTGGCCTTTTTCCATGACAACGGGAGCTCCTCCGCCTACGGCTTTATAGGATCGGGACGGGCTGTTTACACCGCCGACAATATGTTCAAGGGCTTCTCTTTGAAGTTCTTCTGATCTGGTAAATTGCATAAGTAATCCTCCTAAAAAAGTCTGCTCTCTCATTCTAGCACTTTTTCAGGAGGATTTCTGTTCAGCTACTTGGCAATGATTTCATCAACGATTCCATAAGCGAGTGCTTCTTTTGCGGTCATATAGTAATCGCGGTCTGAATCCCGGGCAACCTTCTCAATTGGCTGTCCGGTCTGTTTGGCGATTTTTTCATTCAAGATCTGTTTGGTGTGAAGCAGGCGTTTCGCGGTTATTTCAATATCGGACGCCTGGCCGCGGGCACCTCCAAGCGGCTGGTGAATCATCACCTCGGCTGAAGGGAGCGCATACCGTTTTCCCTTTTTCCCGGAAAGGAGCAGCATCGCCCCCATGGAAGCGGCCATCCCGATGCAGATTGTTTTCACGTCAGGCTGAATGTAATCCATCGTATCGATAATCGCGAACCCTGCCGTGACCGAACCGCCCGGACTATTTATATAGAGGGAAATATCTTTTTCCGGATCCTCTGAAGCGAGGAAAAGCATTTGGGCAACCGCGCTGTTGGCTGTATGATCATTGATTTCGTCACTAATCATGATGATGCGGTCTTTTAAAAGCCTTGAGTATATGTCATAGGATCTCTCACCGTGTTTCGTTTGTTCCACTACATAAGGTATCATGTTCATCTGCAAATCCTCCGTTTATTAAGCGGCCATAAGTGCCATCGGTCCGCTGTTTGTTGTCGGAACGAGGGTCAGCAGATTGAGCAGGGGATGCGGGTCTTCTTCAGTCAGAGAGCGGCTGATGGCAGCGGCCAGCTCTCCGTCAATATCCGATGTGCCCTCCTGCATCGAGTGCTGCCTCGCCCTGAATAGCAGGGCTTTAACGGTTGCAACTGTAAAGCCTGTTATTTCAGCAATTTCTTCATTTTTGAAAAGCAGCGCTTCCTTCAGCACAAAGACTGCTGCCTGTTTTTTCGTCATAACCGATGCAACCCATTCGGCAAGCTCCGCTATTTTGCTTTCTGTTTTGGCTCCAGTTAAATCAGATGGAACGAACCCGGTTGTCAACCGCTTTTGTTTGCGGTAGAAATCAATGTGCAAATGGAAGGCGGCTTTGTTATATAGTGCCTGGGGCAGATCGTCCGGCAGTTCTTGATACGTTTCCAAAAGTTTGCATACCGTTGCTTGGGCGAGATCCTCGGCGTCCCATTTATTTCGTGTGAGAATGAGACAATATTTAAATAGGGAAAGATACGTTTCAGTAAGGTCTTTCTTTTCAAAACGAGCAGCGCTGCTCTTTTTCATCGATTTCACTCCTTAAAGGTGCACCTTTGTATACTAAACGGATGAATGACTTAAAAGGATATGGGTTTCTGCATTTTATTCTTTCCAGGGAAGATGAATTCCTTCAAAGTTGGGATGATATAGGCTAAACTATCTTTGGCAGACATTACGAAGGGAACGTGCAAAATGAAAAATGTCATTGAAACAGAAGGGCTTCGGAAGGAATTTAAAGCCTATTCGAGCCGGGAAGGCCTGGGAGGCGCTTTCCGGGATTTGTTTACACGCAATTATAAAGTGGTCCGCGCTGTCGACGATCTATCGTTTACCATCAAGCAGGGAGAGATGGTCGGTTATATCGGTGAAAACGGGGCGGGAAAATCCACGTCCATAAAAATGCTGACTGGAATCCTGAATCCAACGGCCGGAACGGTTCGTGTCAATGGAATGGACCCCCACAGGCAGCGGGAGAAATTTGTAAGCTCGATCGGAGTAGTATTCGGCCAGCGCTCCCAGCTTTGGTGGGATATCGCGGTACAGGAATCATTCCGTCTTTTGAAAAAAGTGTACAAGGTGTCTGATGAGGATTATAAAAATCACATGGGGCATGTGATTGAATCGCTTGATATCGGTCCGCTGCTGGATAAGCCGGTCCGGAAGCTGTCGTTGGGACAAAGGATGAGATGCGAGCTTGCCGCTGCATTGATCCATAATCCGCCGCTCTTGTTTCTGGATGAGCCGACAATTGGACTGGATGTATTGGTGAAACTGAAGATCCGCCAGTTTTTGAAGGAAATGAATGAAAAATACAAAACGACGATTTTGCTGACCACCCATGATTTATCCGATATTGAAGCGCTTTGTGAGCGGGTCATCATGCTCGACCAGGGAAAAATTATTTATGATGGCGCGCTTGCGCACCTCCGCCAGGATTTCGGCGAAGGAAAGAAGATTGAGTTCCAGTTTGGAGAGCCTGTAGATGAATCATCATTAAAGGTTCTATCAGAGGAGCTTGAAGTTTTCTGGCAGCAAAACAATGAAAACAGCTGGACGGCCTTGCTCACAGCACAGGAAGCCGGCATGTCCGAGCTTATCGGACGTGTAGTAGGAGCGAAAAAAGTGCTGGATATGAGCATTCATGAGGTTTCAACAGAAGAAATCATCCGCCAGATTTATGAAAAAGGCTACCAGCCGGAGAAGAGGATCCTGACATGATGCGGGGGTCTTGGCATGGATAAATATATAGAAATGGTGCGCATCCGCTTTTTGATGATGCTTGCGTACCGGACGAACTACTATAGCGGCATTTTGATCTACAGCATTAACATCGGTGCTTATTTCTTTTTGTGGTCCGCAATTTATGGAGACAAAGGGAATATTCAGGGTCTGAGTGTGCTGCAGATGTCTACTTATGTGGCAGTGGCCTGGATGGCGCGCGCTTTTTATTTCAACAACATCGACAGGGAAATTGCCCTTGAAATTAAGGAAGGGAAGGTAGCCGTCGAGCTGCTTCGTCCCTACCATTACCTTGGGATGAAGACGATGCAGGCGTTCGGTGAAGGGGTATTTCGCCTATTATTCTTCTCGATGCCGGGCATGATTTTTATCGCTTTTGTTTTTCCGCTGGAATTTCCGGGGAATGCCGCAACGTGGATCTTTTTTGCGCTGTCACTCGTTTTCAGCTTTATTATCAACACACAAATCAATTTGCTTACAGGTATTATGACGTTCTTTCTATTTAATAATGATGGGTTAATCAGAGCGAAACGGGTAGTAGTGGATCTGTTTTCAGGGCTGCTTTTGCCGATCAGCTTTTATCCGGGCTGGGCGCAGGGAGTCATGCAATATTTCCCGTTCCAGGCAATCAGCTATGTGCCAAATATGATTTTCACAGAAGCATATAAAGGAAACGAACTCCTGCAGGCACTTCTTTATCAAGGAATATGGGCGATCCTCCTCCTTATTCCAATCCAGCTTCTATGGATGCTGGCTAAAAAGCAAATGGTCATCCAGGGAGGGTAACACATGTATTACGTATCGATGTTTATCCAATACGCAGGACAATATATGAAAACGAGACTGCAATACCGGGCTGATGTGCTCGTCGAAATCTTTTCCGACTTCCTGTTCCAGGCCGTCAATTTGATATTTATCCTCGTGGTATTTGGCCACACCCAGTCATTAAGCGGGTGGAATCAAAATGAAATCATCTTTATTTATGGATTCTTCCTTATCCCGTTTGCGATTTTCGGAGCTTTTTTCAACATTTGGGACTTTAATGAACGGTACATTGTAAAGGGAGAGATGGACCGGATTTTAACAAGGCCGATCCATAGCCTCTTCCAGGTCACGCTCGAGAGGATGGAACTGGAGTCGCTGTTCGGAGCCGTTACTGGTTTTGCAGTTATGATGTACGCGGGATCCC
The Metabacillus sp. FJAT-52054 genome window above contains:
- a CDS encoding glutamate-1-semialdehyde 2,1-aminomutase; translated protein: MQFTRSEELQREALEHIVGGVNSPSRSYKAVGGGAPVVMEKGQGAYFWDVDGNKYIDYLAAYGPIITGHAHPHITKAITKAAENGVLYGTPTPFEIDFAKKLKQAMPNMEKVRFVNSGTEAVMTTIRVARAYTGRDKVIKFAGCYHGHSDLVLVAAGSGPATLGTPDSAGVPKSIAREVITVPFNDIEPFREAMEKWGSEIAAVLVEPIVGNFGIVEPKPGFLEQVNEITHNAGALVIYDEVITAFRFMYGGAQDMLGVTPDLTALGKIIGGGLPIGAYGGKKEIMETVAPLGPAYQAGTMAGNPASILSGIACLEVLEQEGVYEKMDRLGAILEEGILKHAAAHEVTITVNRLKGALTIYFTNEKVENYEQAENTDGEMFARFFKEMLHQGINLAPSKYEAWFLTTEHTEEDITETLAAVEKAFKALKK
- the clpP gene encoding ATP-dependent Clp endopeptidase proteolytic subunit ClpP; the protein is MNMIPYVVEQTKHGERSYDIYSRLLKDRIIMISDEINDHTANSAVAQMLFLASEDPEKDISLYINSPGGSVTAGFAIIDTMDYIQPDVKTICIGMAASMGAMLLLSGKKGKRYALPSAEVMIHQPLGGARGQASDIEITAKRLLHTKQILNEKIAKQTGQPIEKVARDSDRDYYMTAKEALAYGIVDEIIAK
- a CDS encoding sigma factor-like helix-turn-helix DNA-binding protein; the protein is MKKSSAARFEKKDLTETYLSLFKYCLILTRNKWDAEDLAQATVCKLLETYQELPDDLPQALYNKAAFHLHIDFYRKQKRLTTGFVPSDLTGAKTESKIAELAEWVASVMTKKQAAVFVLKEALLFKNEEIAEITGFTVATVKALLFRARQHSMQEGTSDIDGELAAAISRSLTEEDPHPLLNLLTLVPTTNSGPMALMAA
- a CDS encoding ATP-binding cassette domain-containing protein, which codes for MKNVIETEGLRKEFKAYSSREGLGGAFRDLFTRNYKVVRAVDDLSFTIKQGEMVGYIGENGAGKSTSIKMLTGILNPTAGTVRVNGMDPHRQREKFVSSIGVVFGQRSQLWWDIAVQESFRLLKKVYKVSDEDYKNHMGHVIESLDIGPLLDKPVRKLSLGQRMRCELAAALIHNPPLLFLDEPTIGLDVLVKLKIRQFLKEMNEKYKTTILLTTHDLSDIEALCERVIMLDQGKIIYDGALAHLRQDFGEGKKIEFQFGEPVDESSLKVLSEELEVFWQQNNENSWTALLTAQEAGMSELIGRVVGAKKVLDMSIHEVSTEEIIRQIYEKGYQPEKRILT
- a CDS encoding daunorubicin ABC transporter permease, translated to MDKYIEMVRIRFLMMLAYRTNYYSGILIYSINIGAYFFLWSAIYGDKGNIQGLSVLQMSTYVAVAWMARAFYFNNIDREIALEIKEGKVAVELLRPYHYLGMKTMQAFGEGVFRLLFFSMPGMIFIAFVFPLEFPGNAATWIFFALSLVFSFIINTQINLLTGIMTFFLFNNDGLIRAKRVVVDLFSGLLLPISFYPGWAQGVMQYFPFQAISYVPNMIFTEAYKGNELLQALLYQGIWAILLLIPIQLLWMLAKKQMVIQGG
- a CDS encoding ABC-2 family transporter protein, which translates into the protein MYYVSMFIQYAGQYMKTRLQYRADVLVEIFSDFLFQAVNLIFILVVFGHTQSLSGWNQNEIIFIYGFFLIPFAIFGAFFNIWDFNERYIVKGEMDRILTRPIHSLFQVTLERMELESLFGAVTGFAVMMYAGSQLGLPFYWHDPLVFTLFTVGGVLVYAGIFIMIASISFYSDSRTSIMPMMYNIGNYGRYPVDIYNKAIRFVLTWILPFAFVGMYPAAYFLRKEEWYTYAFLTPIVGVAFFLIAVFVWNQGVKQYRGAGN